One genomic window of Quercus lobata isolate SW786 chromosome 9, ValleyOak3.0 Primary Assembly, whole genome shotgun sequence includes the following:
- the LOC115960090 gene encoding glutathione transferase GST 23-like, whose product MAEDSVKLLGYWVSPYSLKVKWALKLKGIQYQYVEEDLQNKSPMLLQYNPVYKKIPVLVHDDKPLAESLIILEYIDEVWKQNPLLPIDPYERAKARFWAKFVDDKCVPALMAAFTKKGEEQERAVKEAHENFKILESGLEGKRFFGGETIGFVDIAAGWLGCWAQMTGEIIGIKLIDAETMPLLDSWFQDFLGIPLIKECMPPQDKLLEHIKELHKKF is encoded by the exons ATGGCTGAAGACTCTGTGAAGTTGCTAGGCTATTGGGTAAGTCCTTATTCCCTAAAAGTTAAGTGGGCTTTGAAACTGAAAGGGATCCAGTACCAGTATGTGGAAGAGGATCTCCAAAACAAAAGTCCCATGCTCTTGCAGTACAACCCTGTCTATAAAAAAATTCCAGTCCTTGTCCATGATGATAAACCCTTGGCAGAGTCACTCATAATTCTTGAATATATTGATGAGGTGTGGAAGCAGAATCCTCTCCTTCCAATAGATCCATATGAAAGGGCCAAAGCACGGTTCTGGGCCAAATTCGTTGATGATAAG TGTGTGCCAGCACTGATGGCTGCATTTACCAAAAAGGGGGAGGAACAAGAGAGAGCTGTCAAAGAAGCTCATGAGAATTTCAAGATTCTTGAAAGTGGTCTTGAGGGGAAGCGCTTTTTTGGTGGTGAAACAATAGGCTTTGTGGATATTGCTGCTGGCTGGCTTGGATGCTGGGCTCAAATGACTGGGGAAATCATAGGCATAAAGCTGATTGATGCAGAGACCATGCCTTTACTCGATTCTTGGTTCCaagattttcttgggatccctCTTATTAAAGAATGTATGCCACCTCAGGATAAATTGCTAGAGCACATCAAGGaattacacaaaaaattttga